One Capsicum annuum cultivar UCD-10X-F1 unplaced genomic scaffold, UCD10Xv1.1 ctg4455, whole genome shotgun sequence genomic region harbors:
- the LOC124892175 gene encoding NAC domain-containing protein 20-like, whose protein sequence is MEQRVVSSGFRFHPTDTEGLTFLQKFMAKQEINYSGFITINIDVYDSEEEPWKIYSRGVPCGADDDSLYRYFITKKSSNLGNWKLQDEGKPVHRDSSSSTVVIGCKKKMRYMGNNNEEHREDDGPYWLMKEYKLSNVMLHQFDDDYRDYVLYAIKKKFIETCSSEMDNVSEEFGAIQI, encoded by the coding sequence ATGGAGCAGAGGGTTGTGAGTTCAGGTTTCCGTTTTCATCCTACTGATACGGAAGGACTTACATTTTTGCAAAAATTCATGGCaaaacaagaaataaattattCTGGATTCATAACCATAAACATAGATGTCTATGATTCAGAAGAAGAGCCGTGGAAGATTTATAGTCGTGGAGTACCTTGCGGTGCTGATGATGACAGTCTTTATCGCTACTTCATCACAAAGAAAAGTAGCAACCTTGGCAATTGGAAACTACAAGATGAGGGAAAACCAGTTCACCGCGATTCATCATCGTCGACAGTTGTTATTGGATGCAAGAAGAAGATGCGTTACATGGGTAATAATAACGAGGAGCATAGAGAAGACGATGGACCCTACTGGCTGATGAAGGAGTACAAGCTCTCTAATGTTATGCTCCATCAGTTTGATGATGACTATAGAGACTATGTTTTGTATGCTATCAAGAAGAAGTTTATTGAGACTTGTTCTTCGGAGATGGATAATGTTTCTGAGGAATTTGGAGCAATCCAAATATGA